One window from the genome of Aptenodytes patagonicus chromosome 4, bAptPat1.pri.cur, whole genome shotgun sequence encodes:
- the SYNPO2 gene encoding synaptopodin-2 isoform X1, with product MFKKRRQRARKYTLVSYGTGELERDEDEGEEGEGEEGDKENTFEVSLLATSESEIDEDFFSDIDNDGKIVTFDWDSGLLEVEKKTKSGDEMQTLPESTGKGALMFAKRRQRMDQITAEQEEMKARTAHTEQRREATMSENFQKVSSSVYQTKEEEMSRQQTCVSKSYIDMSQNHSKMVQQNGFGLAPDTNLSFQSSEAQKAASLNKTAKPFPSGVQNRAAAPFSPTRNVTSPLSDIPAPPPYCSVSPPPEALYRPVSAPVASRAAPTVWSPTEPTEHIASRDERIAVPAKRTGILQEAKRRSTSKPMFTFKETPKVSPNPALLSLVHNAEGKKGTGAGFESGPEEDYLSLGAEACNFMQTQASKQKAPPPVAPKPSLKVSPTAGTPVSPVWSPPAVASNKAPSFPAPASPQAAYPAPLKSPQYPHSPAHPPSTLNLAGPFKGPQATLASPNHTPKTTPVTPSAGGTKPPFEMPPAMSGKGAQLFARRHSRMEKYVVDSETVQANMARASSPTPSLPASWKYSSNVRAPPPVAYNPIHCPSYPPAATKSSSKSTAATKTTKRKPKKSLNALDIMKHQPYQLDASLFTFQPPSTKESLAIKQTSKLSTSKQALPLRPPSAGSPTNVRASSVYSVPAYSSQPSFQSNASIPVNESYSPTGYSALSKPETTTSSLFTAPRPKFSAKKAGVTAQVWKPSIIEE from the coding sequence ATGTTCAAGAAGCGTCGTCAAAGGGCGAGGAAATATACTTTAGTTAGCTACGGTACTGGGGAGTTAGAACGTGACGAAGACGAGGGTGAAGAAGGTGAAGGTGAAGAGGGGGacaaagaaaacacttttgaAGTGAGTTTGCTTGCAACAAGCGAGTCAGAAATAGATGAAGATTTCTTCTCTGACATTGACAACGACGGTAAGATCGTGACATTTGACTGGGACAGTGGTCTACTTGAGGttgaaaagaagacaaaaagtgGAGACGAGATGCAGACACTTCCAGAGAGCACAGGTAAAGGGGCCCTCATGTTTGCCAAGAGACGGCAGAGGATGGACCAGATTACAGCTGAGCAAGAGGAGATGAAGGCACGCACAGCGCATACAGAGCAACGAAGGGAAGCCACCATGTCAGAGAACTTCCAGAAAGTAAGCTCTTCGGTCTAtcaaacaaaagaggaagaaatgtcAAGACAGCAGACCTGTGTGAGCAAAAGCTACATAGACATGAGCCAGAATCATAGCAAAATGGTACAACAAAATGGCTTTGGCTTAGCACCAGACACAAACCTCTCTTTTCAGTCCTCTGAAGCTCAAAAAGCAGCATCTTTGAATAAAACAGCTAAACCCTTCCCTTCTGGGGTTCAAAACCGAGCAGCTGCACCATTTTCACCCACAAGAAATGTCACTAGTCCTCTTTCAGATATACCAGCACCACCTCCTTACTGCTCTGTTAGCCCACCACCTGAGGCTTTATACAGACCTGTTTCAGCTCCTGtagccagcagagctgccccaaCTGTGTGGTCACCCACTGAGCCAACAGAACACATAGCATCCAGAGATGAAAGGATTGCAGTGCCAGCCAAAAGAACTGGGATACTGCAAGAGGCAAAGAGAAGAAGCACTTCAAAACCTATGTTCACTTTCAAAGAAACACCCAAAGTAAGTCCTAATCCTGCCCTGTTGTCCCTTGTACACAATGCAGAGGGCAAAAAAGGTACTGGAGCTGGTTTTGAGTCAGGACCTGAAGAAGACTACCTCAGTTTGGGAGCAGAAGCTTGCAATTTCATGCAGACTCAAGCATCTAAACAAAAGGCCCCTCCTCCTGTTGCTCCAAAGCCTTCACTCAAGGTCTCTCCTACTGCTGGTACTCCAGTTTCACCAGTTTGGTCACCTCCAGCTGTGGCTTCTAACAAGGCTCCTTCTTTCCCAGCACCAGCCTCACCTCAGGCAGCATATCCTGCACCACTCAAATCTCCACAGTATCCTCATTCTCCTGCCCATCCCCCAAGTACTCTCAACCTAGCTGGTCCTTTCAAAGGGCCTCAGGCAACCCTAGCGAGTCCAAACCATACACCCAAGACAACGCCAGTCACACCAAGTGCTGGAGGAACAAAGCCACCCTTTGAGATGCCACCAGCTATGAGTGGAAAAGGAGCACAGTTATTTGCCAGAAGGCACTCTCGAATGGAGAAGTATGTGGTAGATTCAGAGACTGTGCAGGCAAACATGGCACGAGCCTCATCTCCAACTCCATCTTTACCAGCTTCTTGGAAATATTCATCTAATGTCCGAGCACCTCCACCTGTTGCTTATAATCCCATCCACTGCCCATCTTATCCTCCTGCTGCTACCAAGTCCTCCTCTAAGTCCACTGCTGCTACcaaaactacaaaaagaaaacctAAGAAAAGTCTCAATGCTTTGGATATTATGAAACATCAACCTTATCAACTCGATGcatctttatttacttttcaaCCTCCTAGCACTAAGGAAAGCCTTGCTATTAAGCAGACATCGAAGCTGTCCACTTCAAAGCAAGCTCTACCTTTAAGACCACCTAGCGCTGGCTCTCCTACTAACGTCCGGGCATCTTCAGTGTACTCTGTGCCAGCCTACAGTTCACAACCTTCGTTCCAGTCAAATGCCTCTATCCCAGTAAATGAATCATATTCACCTACAGGTTACTCTGCACTTTCTAAGCCAGAAACCACCACATCCTCTTTGTTTACTGCTCCGAGGCCaaaattttcagcaaagaaagctggcgTCACTGCACAGGTGTGGAAGCCATCAATTATTGAGGAGTAA